One region of Marivirga arenosa genomic DNA includes:
- a CDS encoding response regulator, whose amino-acid sequence MGKKVLIVDDSLYMRTLIKDALEEGGYEIVGQAANGEEAIDLAFELQPDIITLDNILPDMIGTDILKVYKDEGLPSKVFMISAVGQDSVIEEGMGLGAEDYIVKPFTSEQLVQALSK is encoded by the coding sequence ATGGGAAAGAAAGTTTTAATCGTAGATGATTCGCTTTATATGCGAACACTTATAAAAGACGCACTTGAAGAAGGTGGATATGAAATCGTTGGCCAAGCAGCTAATGGCGAAGAAGCTATAGATTTAGCCTTTGAGTTACAACCAGACATTATCACTTTAGATAATATTTTGCCAGACATGATTGGCACTGATATTCTAAAAGTTTATAAAGATGAAGGTCTACCATCAAAGGTATTTATGATCAGTGCAGTTGGGCAGGATTCAGTGATTGAAGAAGGTATGGGATTAGGAGCTGAAGATTACATCGTAAAGCCGTTTACATCTGAGCAATTGGTTCAGGCACTTTCTAAATAA